The following coding sequences lie in one Nitrospira defluvii genomic window:
- a CDS encoding polysaccharide biosynthesis/export family protein, producing MKTFGCRWFHGGVCIAVSSLLTLSGCWIGGEQIDFNVTYIPPNEFLLGPEDVLVVNVWRNQELSREVIIRPDGKISMPLIGDVQAAGMTSNVLAKRIADGLAEFMSNPTVSVQVKEVNSYYVYVLGEVSKPGKVPLKSYATVLQGISLAGGFTTFASRNKIHVLRVVPNGQGQPKQVQIPVPYEDIIQGKNSEGNFFLKAGDVIVVP from the coding sequence TTGAAAACTTTCGGTTGCAGATGGTTCCATGGGGGGGTATGTATTGCTGTCAGCTCCCTTCTGACCCTCTCGGGTTGCTGGATCGGCGGCGAGCAGATAGATTTCAACGTCACGTATATTCCACCAAATGAGTTCTTGTTGGGACCTGAGGATGTCCTTGTTGTCAATGTGTGGCGAAATCAGGAGCTTTCGAGGGAAGTGATTATTCGTCCAGATGGAAAGATTTCGATGCCTTTGATCGGTGATGTTCAGGCTGCAGGAATGACATCAAATGTTCTGGCGAAACGAATTGCCGATGGTCTTGCCGAATTCATGTCTAATCCCACGGTTTCGGTCCAAGTCAAAGAAGTGAACAGTTATTATGTCTATGTGCTTGGGGAAGTTTCAAAGCCTGGAAAGGTACCTTTAAAGTCCTATGCTACGGTGCTGCAAGGTATTTCGCTGGCCGGAGGGTTTACAACGTTTGCTTCAAGAAACAAAATCCATGTTCTTCGTGTTGTGCCCAACGGTCAGGGGCAGCCAAAGCAGGTTCAGATCCCCGTGCCTTATGAGGATATCATTCAAGGCAAAAATTCGGAGGGTAACTTCTTCCTTAAGGCTGGTGATGTCATTGTTGTGCCATAG
- a CDS encoding AAA family ATPase produces the protein MNTRTLSPEDYWRAIVSRKWLVITTILVSLSIAGVVCALIPKVYLSATKMWFEGAKIEESIVSGPNPAGGVYTPTLDDRVMEVRQFVMGRKTLGQIAGEFGLFGYEKDHPDAAESENAIRAMRGSIKVEPTKDKLFITLSFSNEDPIIARDVTSRLSDLFIEETLKDRERGVEAAEDFLGLELKHAKAELEVKEKIISEFKQQHLGELPQQIDANLRKLDRLQEDMRSQGEQSQSLSNRLVQLDKSIKDYEETGEVSGDSPIGTSSKRSKDPRLGRIKELERRLVELSSMYKDTYPDLVQVKEEIRKLKEMTSAQYRDLLPETEAEDEPIATKKSKRKAIDPYHAELLKQRDEIVLELDAVKRRQAHIAVEMSQYERRVEHTPEREQKLKTLERDYENLQKNYQSLLDKKLTAGMQKSLAQGRKGAKFSIVDPAYTPVVPVIPNIPLIMAAGLVLGCALGFGGAVGLELMGRGFRSAEEVEITLGLPVIASIPLYESAFGGAMQTVRALSGKKRGSSLMLPGSGKQSGDDMQVAGGLPAASVRQRGQNGQLHAPTPGLELVSMWRPLSFVAEQYRVAATRLELMTGDRKSTAIVVTSAVMGEGKSSTALNLGYVLAKDLDRRTIVIDCDLKRPMQHIYAGVWQHPGLVEVLRGTKAIEDCVQRLGESGPWILPAGSVGDNPVGLAKMHQLSDLVAELKEKFDYVIIDAPPVLPLADMQVLASTGDLIAYVVKASMTGRDVVQKALKALGENTNLGIILNGLDAHTTPYYMQQEYYREAHHEQLK, from the coding sequence ATGAACACGCGTACGTTGTCTCCGGAGGATTATTGGCGTGCAATTGTTAGCCGCAAGTGGCTAGTAATTACTACGATACTTGTTTCGTTGAGTATTGCAGGGGTGGTTTGTGCTCTGATACCGAAGGTGTACCTCTCAGCCACGAAAATGTGGTTCGAAGGGGCCAAAATAGAGGAGTCGATTGTAAGCGGCCCCAATCCTGCTGGCGGTGTATACACGCCTACGTTGGATGACCGGGTCATGGAGGTACGACAGTTTGTAATGGGGCGAAAAACGCTCGGCCAGATTGCGGGCGAGTTTGGACTTTTCGGGTATGAAAAGGATCATCCCGATGCAGCAGAATCAGAAAACGCCATCCGTGCCATGCGCGGCTCCATCAAGGTTGAACCGACGAAGGACAAGTTATTCATTACCCTGTCATTCTCAAACGAGGACCCAATCATTGCCAGAGATGTGACGTCACGACTCAGTGATCTTTTTATCGAAGAAACGCTGAAGGATCGGGAACGGGGTGTTGAGGCAGCGGAAGACTTTCTTGGTCTTGAGTTAAAGCATGCGAAGGCAGAACTAGAGGTCAAAGAGAAGATTATTTCAGAGTTTAAGCAACAGCACTTGGGAGAGTTGCCTCAGCAAATTGATGCGAACCTGCGCAAATTGGATCGTCTTCAGGAAGATATGCGTTCTCAAGGTGAGCAGTCCCAGAGTCTATCCAATCGTCTGGTCCAACTTGACAAGTCAATTAAGGATTACGAGGAGACCGGGGAAGTCAGTGGCGATTCTCCAATCGGGACATCCAGCAAAAGAAGTAAAGATCCGCGCTTAGGGAGAATTAAGGAGTTGGAGCGGCGGTTGGTAGAGCTTTCCTCGATGTATAAGGATACGTATCCTGACCTAGTCCAAGTCAAGGAGGAGATACGAAAGCTAAAGGAGATGACCTCGGCTCAATATCGTGACCTCTTGCCGGAAACTGAGGCAGAGGATGAACCGATAGCAACGAAGAAATCCAAGCGAAAAGCGATTGATCCATACCACGCTGAGTTGTTAAAGCAACGGGACGAGATAGTGCTCGAATTAGATGCAGTGAAGCGCCGTCAAGCTCATATCGCCGTTGAGATGTCACAATATGAACGAAGAGTTGAACATACTCCCGAGCGGGAACAAAAATTGAAGACGCTTGAGAGAGATTATGAAAATCTTCAAAAAAATTACCAGTCGTTATTGGATAAGAAACTGACCGCCGGCATGCAGAAGAGTTTGGCGCAGGGACGTAAGGGAGCAAAGTTCAGCATCGTAGATCCAGCATACACACCGGTCGTGCCTGTGATCCCAAATATTCCGCTGATCATGGCCGCAGGACTTGTTCTGGGTTGTGCATTGGGTTTTGGGGGGGCTGTTGGATTAGAGCTGATGGGGAGAGGGTTCCGTTCCGCAGAGGAAGTTGAGATCACACTAGGCCTTCCAGTGATTGCCTCTATCCCGCTGTACGAAAGTGCATTTGGTGGGGCCATGCAAACCGTCAGAGCGTTGTCCGGCAAGAAGCGTGGTTCTTCACTGATGCTACCGGGTAGCGGGAAGCAGAGCGGCGATGATATGCAGGTTGCTGGTGGCCTGCCTGCCGCATCTGTGAGGCAGAGGGGGCAGAATGGGCAGTTGCATGCTCCAACCCCAGGGTTAGAGCTGGTTTCCATGTGGCGACCGCTCTCCTTCGTGGCAGAGCAATATCGCGTCGCAGCTACCAGGCTTGAATTGATGACTGGCGACCGAAAAAGCACGGCTATTGTCGTGACCAGCGCAGTAATGGGGGAGGGAAAGTCTTCGACAGCACTTAATTTGGGTTATGTACTTGCTAAGGACCTTGATCGAAGAACGATCGTAATTGATTGTGATCTCAAGCGACCGATGCAACATATCTATGCAGGCGTCTGGCAGCATCCGGGACTGGTGGAAGTGCTGCGAGGTACGAAGGCGATCGAGGATTGTGTGCAGCGGCTTGGGGAATCGGGTCCGTGGATTCTTCCAGCAGGATCAGTTGGCGACAACCCGGTAGGATTGGCCAAGATGCATCAGTTGTCTGATTTAGTCGCCGAACTTAAGGAAAAGTTCGACTATGTCATTATAGACGCGCCGCCCGTACTACCACTCGCCGATATGCAAGTTCTTGCAAGTACGGGGGACCTTATTGCCTATGTGGTGAAGGCAAGCATGACAGGGCGAGATGTTGTGCAAAAGGCACTCAAGGCTCTTGGAGAGAATACCAACCTTGGGATCATATTGAATGGCCTTGATGCTCACACCACTCCGTATTACATGCAGCAAGAGTATTACCGCGAAGCGCACCATGAACAGCTCAAGTAA
- a CDS encoding TIGR03013 family XrtA/PEP-CTERM system glycosyltransferase: MNSSSKSDQETGLESLSSRQPLVSVSVSFPKFTRRVLILGVGPLARDLCQTLLAKRAGFTEVVGFLDKDASRVGERLVNPTIIGTYDQLFEIAERYQVHTVAVCLEDRRAVLPVQTLLDMKAMGRDVVDGHYLYEEESGRLSIDHLKPSALIFSTGFRRRLLTMLFKRALDVVVAIVGMIALLPVVLVLSVLIKLDSSGPVFYRQMRVGLRGRPYMIWKFRSMRQDAEQSGARWASNEDPRVSRVGRWIRKWRLDELPQLINVLKGEMSLVGPRPERPVFVQELRNTIPYYDLRHTVRPGITGWAQTRFRYGASKEDSHVKLQYDLFYVKNLSLALDFRIVVHTVKVMFMGEGAR; encoded by the coding sequence ATGAACAGCTCAAGTAAATCAGATCAGGAGACAGGTCTAGAGTCTTTGTCCTCCCGGCAACCGCTTGTGTCAGTCTCGGTTAGTTTCCCTAAGTTTACGAGGCGGGTCTTGATCCTTGGGGTTGGGCCTCTGGCAAGAGACTTGTGTCAAACTCTACTTGCGAAACGGGCCGGTTTTACTGAAGTTGTTGGGTTTCTAGACAAGGATGCGAGTCGTGTCGGTGAGCGCTTAGTGAACCCCACCATTATTGGGACCTATGACCAATTGTTTGAGATTGCTGAGCGGTATCAAGTTCATACAGTGGCAGTCTGCTTGGAGGATCGGCGCGCGGTACTACCTGTTCAGACCCTTCTAGACATGAAGGCTATGGGGAGAGACGTGGTTGATGGTCACTATTTATATGAGGAGGAGTCCGGGCGCCTCTCTATTGATCACCTCAAACCAAGCGCCTTGATTTTTTCAACCGGTTTTCGTCGTCGCCTTCTCACGATGCTATTCAAGCGCGCTTTGGACGTGGTTGTGGCAATAGTTGGAATGATCGCATTGTTACCAGTCGTTCTAGTTTTGTCTGTGCTCATCAAATTAGACTCCTCCGGTCCAGTATTTTATCGACAAATGCGTGTGGGGTTGCGTGGGCGCCCATACATGATTTGGAAGTTTAGATCCATGCGTCAGGATGCTGAACAAAGCGGTGCACGATGGGCATCCAACGAAGATCCACGTGTGTCCAGAGTTGGTCGTTGGATCAGGAAGTGGAGATTGGATGAACTTCCCCAACTGATTAATGTTTTAAAGGGAGAAATGAGTCTTGTCGGGCCAAGACCTGAGCGACCTGTGTTTGTTCAAGAGCTGAGAAACACGATCCCTTATTACGATTTGAGGCATACGGTTCGTCCAGGAATTACCGGTTGGGCGCAGACACGCTTTCGTTACGGCGCTTCGAAGGAGGACTCGCACGTAAAGCTGCAATATGATCTGTTTTATGTCAAGAATCTGTCCCTAGCCTTGGATTTTCGCATTGTAGTTCATACAGTGAAGGTTATGTTCATGGGTGAGGGGGCGCGGTAG
- a CDS encoding XrtA system polysaccharide deacetylase yields MPDTIAKHCLSFDVEEHFQVSAFESPMRRRHWDQYESRVEANTEKLLELLGNRQIRATFFVLGWVAERYSSLVRQIASAGHEVASHGYAHELITAQTPAAFRDDIRKAKGILESILSQPVLGYRAPSFSITKDTMWATQILVEEGYVYDSSIFPVVHDRYGVPSANPDVHQLSTASGLLWEVPPSTVKCLGVRVPVAGGGYFRLYPYPLLRTLLRKLERKGSPLVMYMHPWEFDPKQPRMEGSILSRLRHYMNLDKTEFRLRALLQDFAFSPIREVFPQIAQYHGIQMKASMKVEGTFPPVSPSDVLLN; encoded by the coding sequence ATGCCTGATACGATTGCCAAACATTGCCTTTCATTTGATGTCGAGGAACACTTTCAAGTCTCCGCTTTTGAATCTCCCATGAGGCGGCGCCATTGGGATCAGTATGAAAGTCGCGTGGAAGCTAACACCGAAAAGTTGCTGGAACTATTGGGCAACAGACAGATACGGGCGACGTTTTTTGTGCTTGGGTGGGTGGCGGAGAGATATTCCTCCTTGGTTCGTCAGATTGCATCAGCGGGGCACGAAGTGGCTTCACATGGATATGCCCACGAGCTCATAACGGCTCAAACTCCGGCCGCTTTTCGTGACGATATTCGGAAGGCGAAGGGGATTCTGGAAAGTATTTTGTCGCAACCGGTGTTGGGCTATCGTGCGCCAAGTTTCTCAATCACGAAGGACACAATGTGGGCAACTCAAATTCTCGTCGAAGAAGGGTATGTTTACGATTCCAGTATATTTCCTGTTGTGCATGACCGATACGGTGTTCCTTCTGCTAACCCGGATGTACATCAATTGTCGACGGCCTCCGGCCTTCTCTGGGAAGTCCCTCCTTCAACGGTCAAATGTCTGGGTGTACGTGTGCCTGTTGCTGGTGGAGGGTATTTTCGGCTTTACCCGTACCCACTGCTCCGTACACTACTACGTAAGCTAGAAAGGAAGGGCTCGCCTTTGGTCATGTATATGCATCCATGGGAGTTTGATCCAAAGCAGCCAAGAATGGAAGGTTCTATCCTATCACGCCTTCGACACTATATGAACCTTGATAAGACGGAATTTAGGCTGCGAGCACTTCTCCAAGATTTCGCATTTTCCCCCATACGGGAAGTGTTTCCTCAAATTGCGCAGTACCACGGTATACAAATGAAAGCCTCTATGAAGGTGGAAGGGACTTTTCCCCCCGTAAGCCCATCAGATGTTCTCCTGAATTGA